Proteins encoded within one genomic window of Aspergillus nidulans FGSC A4 chromosome VII:
- a CDS encoding putative C6 transcription factor (transcript_id=CADANIAT00007984) produces the protein MDEGPDSKAPRRKRVSRACDRCRSKKDKCDGLRPSCSACLASGQTCSYDPHAKKRGLPEGYVRGLEKLWALAICNIDGFEDTMLSLLGTTADSVGRRNKLISLWVDEAASETLHESWKTCRLYNALEKMLSSSSGPSSPRNAGKRPREEHGSLLNETGSEWGFRIDRSSTPLSQDAPRVVEPGASPPVKRARLSLLGDSRLSSATNGLHALQLPPNTSQLLDTYFAATHSWFPIVAKHNILRASYLYANAPSISVARLSPGSGDHAALWALLSYTVFLSRSSPESGSFGVLSKAKEHYAVARSLIPSETEHYELGHVQALLLLTLVNIGLEDWTAAWMLSGQAVRMVVPMDVAAFSDARRPEESRQGKAVFLGCFVIDSLLSFRLSRRPSMHSRDLVAVGLLEEDGLEEWNSWADVLLLSGNSQGKNPPRRGPLQSLSCFNRLVELASVLNKIARDSITGPSAHIFAQQLVSELKQWDDRLPLGCRLIGPESIYPERHSALLPHQTYLGLTYIATLLLLYLRIAPHELGMHRSQRPATEGAKKLLYRALPMLAQHLDNFSVCSLPPVFELSLRTIAEQAFALRNKIESDLFPYGRWTEALVQRTSELSTTWPVYRTLTTNIERWCRSKNAVANSPSQPFAHDSNNNPARGMNRPSNYSPSQNSLSMPSTENRGFERDSQLPPFARRNTIDVVEPNYSSSIMGIAIPVDGQYMTPKDTTMESSDAPFPPQSINNSQSHNPKMSSSAMDILDPANELDAMLDGPSHPHPPTPDSSMSNPPVSGTSTTNAAAPANEQTTALADKSNSASTSDNQIQGDTSAASLDAIFKDLAYLDTTEWATSREAGLKDFGFMDDTTFQEFCHDPDRLAGSQPLLCLCDTHTCENKVFLASIRIGPSAASNGFRDMIFMDIVLEQAML, from the exons ATGGACGAGGGTCCTGATTCGAAAGCCCCTCGGCGCAAGAGGGTCTCGCGAGCATGCGATAGGTGCCGAAGTAAAAAG GACAAATGCGACGGCCTTCGTCCCTCTTGCTCGGCCTGTCTGGCTTCCGGTCAAACTTGTTCATATGATCCGCATGCGAAGAAACGCGGTTTGCCAGAGGGTTATGTACGCGGTCTGGAGAAGCTCTGGGCGCTTGCCATCTGCAACATTGATGGCTTCGAAGATACCATGCTCTCTCTTCTTGGTACGACAGCCGATTCCGTCGGCCGGAGGAACAAGCTGATCTCCCTCTGGGTGGATGAGGCCGCCTCGGAAACATTACACGAGTCCTGGAAAACATGCCGACTTTATAACGCTCTAGAAAAGATGCTGTCGTCTAGCTCTGGTCCGTCAAGTCCTCGCAATGCGGGGAAGCGCCCCCGGGAAGAACATGGGTCTCTGCTGAACGAGACTGGGAGCGAATGGGGTTTCCGAATTGACCGCAGCTCCACGCCTCTCTCGCAAGACGCTCCTCGTGTCGTAGAGCCTGGCGCCTCGCCTCCCGTCAAACGAGCTCGGTTGTCTTTGTTAGGGGATAGCCGGCTATCCTCTGCAACGAACGGTTTACACGCCCTTCAACTACCACCTAACACCTCCCAGTTGTTGGACACGTACTTCGCCGCCACCCACTCTTGGTTTCCTATCGTTGCCAAACACAACATCCTCCGAGCCTCCTATCTCTACGCAAATGCGCCCTCAATATCTGTTGCCAGGCTTTCTCCAGGATCCGGCGACCACGCCGCGTTGTGGGCGCTCCTCAGCTATACAGTATTTCTATCCCGGTCAAGTCCAGAGAGCGGCTCGTTCGGAGTTCTGTCAAAAGCGAAAGAGCACTACGCGGTAGCCCGGAGCTTGATCCCATCCGAAACAGAGCACTACGAACTTGGACATGTGCAGGCcctgctgcttctgactCTAGTTAACATTGGCCTCGAGGACTGGACTGCAGCTTGGATGCTGAGTGGCCAAGCGGTCCGTATGGTTGTTCCCATGGACGTAGCTGCCTTCTCCGACGCTCGCCGGCCCGAAGAATCAAGGCAAGGAAAAGCCGTGTTCTTGGGATGTTTCGTTATTGACTCCCTTTTGTCATTCCGGTTGTCCCGGAGACCCAGTATGCACTCGCGCGACCTGGTTGCAGTTGGCTTGTTAGAAGAAGATGGCCTGGAAGAGTGGAATTCCTGGGCTGATGTCTTACTCCTCTCGGGTAACTCCCAAGGAAAGAATCCGCCTCGTCGAGGTCCTTTACAGTCTCTGAGCTGCTTCAATCGGCTTGTCGAATTGGCCAGCGTTTTGAACAAAATCGCTCGAGACTCTATAACGGGACCTAGCGCACATATATTTGCGCAGCAACTAGTCTCAGAGCTCAAACAATGGGATGACCGTCTGCCGCTTGGATGTCGACTTATCGGGCCTGAGAGTATCTATCCTGAACGGCACTCCGCATTACTGCCGCATCAGACCTACCTGGGGTTAACATATATTGCCACACTTCTGTTGCTCTACCTTCGGATTGCCCCCCATGAATTAGGCATGCACCGTTCTCAAAGACCAGCTACAGAAGGTGCTAAGAAACTCCTCTACCGTGCCCTCCCAATGCTCGCTCAACATCTGGACAATTTCAGTGTCTGTAGCTTGCCGCCAGTCTTCGAATTATCCCTACGCACCATCGCTGAGCAGGCATTCGCCCTTCGCAACAAAATCGAGAGCGACTTATTTCCTTACGGTCGATGGACTGAAGCGCTCGTGCAGCGAACATCCGAGCTCAGTACGACTTGGCCGGTCTATCGTACCCTGACGACCAATATCGAACGCTGGTGTCGCTCCAAGAACGCGGTCGCCAATTCTCCATCACAACCATTCGCTCACGACTCGAACAACAATCCTGCAAGAGGGATGAACAGGCCCTCGAATTACAGCCCTTCCCAAAATTCGCTATCTATGCCCTCAACTGAGAATAGAGGTTTTGAACGCGACTCTCAGTTACCACCATTTGCCAGACGAAATACCATCGACGTCGTGGAGCCTAATTACAGTTCCTCTATCATGGGAATTGCCATTCCCGTtgatggacaatatatgACTCCCAAAGACACAACTATGGAAAGCTCCGATGCACCTTTTCCACCTCAGTCCATCAATAACTCGCAATCACATAATCCTAAAATGTCGTCCTCTGCAATGGACATCTTAGACCCAGCGAACGAGCTAGACGCAATGCTCGATGGCCCCTCTCATCCACACCCTCCAACACCAGACTCATCGATGTCCAACCCGCCAGTTTCGGGAACTTCCACCACAAACGCAGCCGCACCTGCAAACGAGCAAACCACAGCATTAGCAGATAAAAGCAACTCTGCATCTACATCCGATAATCAAATACAAGGTGATACCAGCGCGGCCAGTCTTGACGCTATCTTCAAAGACCTTGCTTACCTCGACACAACCGAGTGGGCTACCAGCCGTGAAGCAGGACTGAAGGATTTCGGCTTCATGGATGATACCACGTTCCAAGAGTTCTGCCATGACCCAGACCGTCTCGCGGGGTCGCAGCCGTTA CTTTGTCTTTGTGATACCCACACGTGTGAGAACAAGGTGTTTCTGGCCAGTATTCGCATTGGACCTTCGGCAGCCTCAAACGGATTCAGGGATAT GATTTTCATGGATATCGTTCTCGAACAAGCGATGCTATGA
- a CDS encoding uncharacterized protein (transcript_id=CADANIAT00007985), translated as MRKDWAFSDNSGATTDWQIKNVTNAPKYDNMTACAHLPGMDKVLVILKTGATEALDKIPVHLRTTLECVQHYVIFSDFEEYIYGVHVQDVLRSVSEGMKQTNSDFGIYNRLRASGRGGLTADDWRDDENGPLGKQGNPGWKLDKWKFVPMIDEALLASPWAHWYVFLEADTYIVWRNMVRWLSQLDQRKALYLGAPMQMGSQIFAYGGAGIVLSRTAMRLISQYRAQNFTVVEQMTADDWAGDHVLGRILGDIGVPLIWSWPLLVPSSIWEFEYFTKAYGRQPWCYPAVSFHHMSTQDIWDMWLLEQQWFKYQVDVPLLHKDIFNWKLYDAISSMKDDWDNISSDQQPRNISDSPTTSEECKQRCSLITDCLQFSFSHEGCRTSKKVVGGVPRPGFHSGWVATRIKALIKNAGRCSKAQYITG; from the exons ATGCGCAAGGATTGGGCCTTCAGTGATAATTCTGGCGCCACCACGGACTGGCAGATCAAGAACGTGACAAATGCGCCTAAGTACGATAATATGACAGCTTGCGCCCATCTACCCGGTATGGATAAAGTCCTAGTCATCTTGAAAACAGGCGCTACCGAAGCTTTGGACAAGATCCCCGTGCATTTAAGAACAACGCTGGAATGCGTACAGCACTATGTCATCTTCTCAGACTTCGAGGAGTATATCTACGGAGTGCATGTCCAGGATGTTCTGCGCAGTGTTAGCGAAGGCATGAAGCAAACGAACTCGGACTTTGGTATCTACAATCGTCTACGTGCATCTGGGCGTGGTGGTCTCACTGCAGATGACTGGCGGGACGATGAGAACGGCCCCCTTGGGAAACAGGGAAACCCAGGATGGAAACTTGATAAGTGGAAATTCGTGCCGATGATTGACGAAGCACTGCTTGCGAGCCCCTGGGCTCATTGGTACGTCTTTCTCGAAGCAGATACGTACATAGTTTGGCGAAATATGGTCCGTTGGCTGTCACAACTGGACCAGAGGAAGGCATTATATCTTGGGGCTCCCATGCAAATGGGAAGTCAGATATTTGCCTACGGTGGCGCAGGAATAGTGCTCTCTAGAACTGCCATGCGGTTAATATCTCAGTATCGTGCCCAGAACTTCACGGTCGTTGAGCAGATGACCGCGGATGATTGGGCTGGAGACCACGTGCTGGGCCGAATCCTTGGTGACATCGGTGTACCACTTATCTGGTCATGGCCTCTGCTGGTTCCATCTAGCATATGGGAGTTTGAGTACTTTACCAAGGCTTATGGTCGTCAGCCCTGGTGCTATCCAGCCGTCTCATTCCACCATATGTCTACGCAAGATATCTGGGATATGTGGTTGCTTGAGCAGCAGTGGTTCAAATAC CAGGTAGACGTGCCGTTGTTGCACAAGGATATATTCAACTGGAAATTATACGATGCGATAAGCTCCATGAAGGACGATTGGGACAATATCTCCTCAGATCAACAACCACGGAATATCAGTGATTCACCAACTACCAGTGAAGAATGTAAACAAAGATGCTCTCTGATCACAGACTGTCTTCAATTTTCGTTCTCGCATGAAGGGTGCCGGACCTCTAAAAAAGTTGTCGGGGGTGTTCCTCGGCCAGGATTTCATTCTGGCTGGGTGGCCACGCGAATCAAGGCGCTCATAAAAAATGCAGGGAGATGTTCAAAGGCACAGTACATCACTGGATAG